The Glycine soja cultivar W05 chromosome 3, ASM419377v2, whole genome shotgun sequence genome window below encodes:
- the LOC114406038 gene encoding dirigent protein 22-like, with protein MAPQFLILSLLISCQALTSTTKAAEDTGFVGSLDRATLGLEKKNQVSHFRFYFHETFTANNATSVPVVPALPKYNTTTSFGTVGVMDNALTTGPERSSKLVGRVEGLYAATSQTEFNLLVVLNFVLTEGKYNGSTITILGRNRISQNLREIPVIGGSGVFRFATGYAEVNTVFLDPQTRSTIEYNIYVSHY; from the coding sequence ATGGCTCCCCAATTTCTCATCCTGTCCCTTCTCATCTCATGCCAAGCCCTCACTTCAACTACCAAAGCCGCCGAAGACACCGGTTTCGTTGGCTCACTAGACCGAGCAACGCTCGGTCTAGAGAAAAAAAACCAAGTTAGTCATTTCCGATTCTACTTCCACGAGACCTTCACCGCGAACAACGCTACCAGTGTTCCCGTCGTTCCGGCGTTGCCCAAGTACAACACCACCACCTCCTTCGGGACGGTGGGGGTAATGGACAACGCCTTGACGACGGGGCCGGAGCGTAGCTCGAAGCTGGTGGGGAGAGTGGAGGGGTTGTATGCTGCCACCTCGCAGACGGAGTTCAACCTGTTGGTGGTTTTGAACTTCGTGTTGACCGAAGGGAAGTACAATGGCAGCACCATCACGATCTTGGGGAGGAACCGCATATCTCAGAATCTTAGAGAGATTCCTGTTATTGGGGGCAGTGGGGTGTTTAGATTTGCTACGGGGTATGCTGAAGTTAATACAGTCTTTCTTGATCCACAAACTAGGTCTACCATTGAGTACAACATTTATGTTTCACATTACTGA
- the LOC114405588 gene encoding protein transport protein Sec61 subunit beta-like: MAKGSQSSTSTATRPILAGMAPRGFAVATTSMHRRRLNNRNSSTSTVIGGGSSNMLRFYTDDAPGLKISSTVVLVMSFCFIGFTALHVFGKLYRSKSGGAV, from the coding sequence ATGGCCAAAGGTTCTCAATCCTCCACTTCAACAGCCACGCGACCAATACTAGCAGGCATGGCTCCCCGCGGTTTCGCCGTCGCCACAACCAGCATGCACCGTCGTCGTCTCAACAACAGAAACAGCTCTACCAGCACCGTCATTGGAGGCGGCAGCAGCAACATGCTAAGGTTCTACACGGACGATGCCCCGGGGCTGAAGATTTCATCAACGGTGGTGCTCGTGATGAGCTTCTGCTTCATCGGCTTCACCGCGCTCCACGTGTTCGGCAAACTCTACCGCTCCAAATCTGGTGGCGCCGTTTGA